The sequence CAGATGGCCGTACATCTTCAGCAGCCGGCGCACCGTCTCCGGCCGGAACAGGTCGCTGTTGTACTCCGCCCATACCGCCGTCTCTCCTTCCCGCTGCCGGATATCAAACAGCAGGTCCGCCTGCGTCGCGTCGCTTTCCGCTTCCAGCCACGTCTCCTTCAGGTCCGCAAATCCGCCTTCTTCTTTCGCTTCCGTTACCATGTTGAACATCACCCGGAAGAGCGGATTCCGGCTGTGCTGCCGGTCCGGGTTCAGCTTGCGCACCAGTCGCTCGAACGGATAATCCTGCATATAATACGCCTCGTCCACTTTTGCGTGTACGGTCTTCATCAGGTCCTCCCAGGCCAATTCCCCGTCGACCTCGGCCCGGATCGCCACCGTGTTCACGAAGAAGCCTGCCGCCCGGCTCAGCTCCTGGCTGTAATGCCGGCCGGCGAACACCGTCCCGACGACCACATCGTCCTGGCGGCTGCATTTGTGCAGCAGCACATAATAAGCCGACAGCAGCGCCGAGAACAAGATGACCCGCTTGTTCAGGCACTGGAACTTCAGACGGCCGATCAATTCGTCTGACAGCTCCAGCTTCTCGAGCCCGCCCCGAAAGCTGATTCCCGGCGGCGGCGGAAAGTCGGCCGGCAGGTCCAGCACGGGCAGTTCGCCCTTGAACTGCTCAAGCCAGTACGCTTCCTGCTCCACTGTCGCCTCTTCCCCGAACGTCTCCTTTTGCCACAGCGCATAGTCGCCATAGGCGATGCCAGGCTGGGGCAGCTCACCCGCCTCCGCGCCGATCCGGCGGTTATACAGCGTCTTCAGGTCCCGCCACAGAAGCTGGAACGTCGTCGCATCGGAGACGATATGATGCAGCTTCAGGACCAGGAGGGCCTCATCCGCTCCGTACTGCACCAGAATCGCCTGAAAGAGCGGGTCGCCTTCCCGGATAGCGATCGGCTCCCGGCATTCCTTGGAGAACCATTCCGCCAAAGCCTGCTCCCGGCTGCCTGGGTCCCCTTGGGACAGGTCGACCAGCCTGAACTGCTCCGGCGAGAAGGGGCCGAACGATTGGACGGGGGGCTGGGCCAGTTCAATTGTCGTCCGAAGCGCGGCATGGCGTCCGGCCAGTTCCTCCACGGCCCCCCGCATCGCTTCCGCGTTCAGCCTGCCCGTCAGCCGCTTGGCTGAAATCAAGTTCCACAGGGCACCACCCGGCGCCAACTGGTCCAGATACAGAACGCGTTCCTGCTGATAGGACAGCGGGTAATCCCGCCGTTCTTCCCTGTGCTCAATCGCCGGATATCTCCTTATCGAAGTTGTCAATGATTTCACTCCCCGTTATTTGAATAAGGTGAAGAGCTTGCCGAGCGCCTCTTACGGATCAAGAAGCGCCGACGGGCAGCAGGGATTCAACCGTTTTTGCCAATTTCGCCAGGACGGGCAGATCGATGAAATCCATGAGCGACAGACTGATGCCGAATGTCTGCTCAATTTCTGTAATAAAACGGATCGTTAACAACGAATTGCCGCCTAAATCGAAGAAATTGTCATTCGGATTAATGCCGGAAATGTTGAGAATGGATTCGGTTATTCCAATTAGCTTCCGTTCCACTTCGCTTATCGGCTGGTCAGATTCATTCTTCGAATCATGATTAAGGCCGGGAGCTGGCAATGCGGAGCGGTCCACCTTCCCGCTCTTGTTCAGAGGCATAGTCTCCAGCTGGATAAAGGCGGAAGGTATCATATAGGAAGGCAGCCACTCGGCCAGATGCCGTTTCCATTCCTCGTCCGGTATCTCGGTGTCCGGATGCACGACACAGTAAGCGACCAGCATCTGACGGCCAGGCTCATCCTCTCTGGCGATGACAGCCGCCGACAAGATCGACGGATGCGAAGCCAGCGTTTCTTCGATCTCGCCAGGCTCAATCCGGAATCCGCGAATTTTGACTTGCTGATCAATCCGGCCAATATAGTCCAGTGTGCCGTTATCCCGTCTGCGGACCAAATCTCCGGTGCGGTACAATCTTTCTCCCGGGCGGTAAGGGTTCGGAGCGAACTTCTCGGCTGTAAGTTCGGGAAGATTCGCATATCCGCGCGCGAGGCTCGGTCCCGAAAGGCATAGTTCCCCGATCAAGCCTATCGGCAAAAGCTGGCTGTAACGGTCCAGAACATACGCCTGCACATTCGCCAGCGGAGCTCCGATCGGAACCTGCTCTTCCGGCGTGTCCTGCCGGAGCCGGTGGCAAGTTGCATAAATGGCCGTTTCCGTCGGACCGTACACGTTGACCAATTCCGTGCCGCTTACTTGTTCATGGAAGGATCTGACGACATGGGGCTTAAGCGCTTCTCCGGCGGCAAACGCATACCGCAAGCTGGCAAGCTCCCGGATTCCTCTCGCCTTAAGATCTTCCAAGAATGCTTGAAGGAATGACGGCGAGAAATTGGCATGGGTAACCCCGTGCTCCGTGATCGCCTTCACGATTTTGACCGGTTCCTTTTCCGCTCCCGGTTCCAAGATTACCAGCTTGCCGCCCTCAAAGAACCAGCCGAACAGCTCGGAGACGGAAACGTCGAAAGCAAAGTGAGTCTTGAGCAGATGGGCGTCGTTTGAATGAACCGGGAAGGTCTGCTGCATATAAAACAATGTATTCAGCACGGAGCCGTGTTCGACCATAACGCCTTTCGGTTTGCCCGTTGAGCCCGAGGTGTACATGATATATATCAGATCTTCCGTATGGCTGACGGGCTCCAGATGATCTGCCGAACTGGCGGAAGCCAGCGCTTCCTGAATGCTGACTACTGGAACCGGGCCGCTATCCGCTCCGTCCGGTGCAGGATGGACGAGCAGCAAGCGGGCATTGCTGTCCTCCAGCATATAGCGTCTCCGCTCCGCGGAAATCTGCGGGTCGACGGGCACATAGGCGGCTCCCGCTTTGAGAACGGCCAGAATGGAAATCACCATCTCGAAGGAGCGCTCGCTCATAATGCCGACGACGCTTCCCGCCGCAATATCCTTGTCACGGAGATAGCGGGCCAGCCGGTTGGCTTGGCGGTTCAGCTCCTCATAGGTCATCGTATCCTCCAAGAAGACGAGAGCCGTCCGGTCCGGGGTGCGGCTTGCCTGTTCCTCAAACAGCTCATGGATGCATTTGTTGGGCGGATAGGCGGCGCGGGTATCGTTGAATTCCTTAACCAGCTTCTCCCGCTCGGCCGCGTCGGTCGGCCGCAGCTCCTTCACCCGCGCGTCCGGTCTTTCAGCGATGTCCTCCAGCAGATTAGCGTACATCTTCAGCAGCCGGCGCACCGTCTCCGGCCGGAACCGGTCGCTGTTGTACTCCGCCCATACCGCCGTCTCTCCTTCCCGCTGCCGGATATCAAACAGCAGGTCCGCCTGCGTCGCGTCGGATTCTGCCTCCTGCCACGTCTCCTTCAGGTCGGCAAATCCGCCTTCTTCTTTCGCTTCCGTTACCATGTTGAACATCGCCCGGAAGAGCGGATTCCGGTTGTGCTGCCGGTCCGGATTCAGCTTGCGCACCAGCCGCTCGAACGGGTAATCCTGCATATAGTACGCCTCGTCCACTTTCCCGTGGACCGTCTTCACCAGGTCCTCCCAGGCCAATTCCCCGTCTACCTCGGCCCGGATCGCCACCGTGTTCACGAAGAAGCCTGCCGCCCGGCTCAGCTCCTGGCTGTAATGCCGGCCGGCGAACACCGTCCCGACGACCACATCGTCCTGGCGGCTGCATTTGTGCAGCAGCACGTAATAAGCCGACAGCAGCGCCGAGAACAAGATAACCCGCTTGTTCAGGCATTGCGCCTTCAGGCGGCCGATTAATTCGTCCGGCAGCTCCAGCTTCTCAAACCCGCCCCGAAAGCTGATTCCCGGCGGCGGCGAAAAGTCGGCCGGCAGGTCCAGCACGGGCAGCTCGCCCTTGAACTGCTCCAGCCAGTACGCTTCCTGCTCCAAGGTCCGCTCTTCCTCAAACGTCTCTTTTTGCCACAGGGCATAATCGCCGTAGGCGATGCCGAGCTGGGGCAGCTCACCCGCCTCCGCGCCAGTCCGGCGGTTATACAGCGTCTTCAGATCCCGCCACAGAAGCTGGAACGTCGTCGCATCGGAGACGATATGATGCAGCTTCAGGACCAGGAGGGCCTCATCCGCTCCGTACTGCACCAGAATCGCCTGAAAGAGCGGGTCGCCTTCCCGGATGGCGATCGGCTCCCGGCACTCCTTGGAGAACCATTCCGCCAAAGCCTGCTCCCGGCTGCCTGGGTCCCCTTGCGACAGGTCGACCAGCCTGAACTGCTCCGGCGAGAAGGGGCCGAACGATTGGACGGGGGGCTGGGCCAGTTCAATTGTCGTCCGAAGCGCGGCGTGACGCCCGGCCAATTCCTCCACGGCCGCCCGCATCGCTTCCGCGTTCAGCCTGCCCGTCAGCCGCTTGGCCGATACTTTGTTCCACAGGGCGCCATCCGGCGTCAGCTGGTCCAGATACAGAATGCGTTCCTGCTGATAGGACAGCGGGTAATCCCGCCGTTCCTCCCTGTGTTCAATCGCTGGATACTTTCTTTTACCTTGTCTCATAGCTTCTGCCCTCCTACCGGATTAAATGAAGACTTTGCTCTGCGCTTGATCAGCTCATCGGCAATGATTAGCCGCTGAATTTCCGAAGTCCCGTCACCGATTTCCGTCAGCTTGGCGTCCCGAAACAACCGTTCCAGAGGCAATTCACGCGAATAGCCGTAACCCCCGAAAATCTGAACGGCATCCTTAGTGATTCGCGTCGCGGTTTCCGAAGCGAACAGCTTAGCCTCCGACGCTTCCTTGGCGAAGGGCTTGCCGCTATCCTTCAGGTGCACGGCTCTTTCCAGCAGCAGCCGGGACGCGTTCAGATTCACTTCCATATCCGCAAGCATATTTTTAATCGTCTGAAACTGGTATAGGTATTGATCGAACTGCTTGCGCTGCTTCACATATTGCAGACAATGCCGCTGCGCTTCCTCGGCGATTCCGACGGCGATTGCAGCCATGCCCATGCGGGCGCTTGCCAGCGTTTCATGCAGAACTTCCAAGCCAAAGTTCTTGCGTCCAACGACATTTTCCTTCGGAACGATCACATCCTGGAAGATGAGTTCACCCATATCGGCGCCTCTCATCCCGAGCTTGCGTTCCTTCTTGGAGGAAGTTGAGATGCCTTCCATACCTTTTTCCAGAATAAAAACGGTAAGACCGAGCATTTTTTTATCCGGTGCCGTGCTCGCCGCCACAAGATAAATATCCGCTACATTCGCATTGGTGATAAAGGTCTTAGACCCGTTCAACACGTAATGGTCGTCGTGCTCCACGGCCCTTGTCCGCATGGAAGCCATATCCGAGCCGCTGTCCGGTTCGGTCAGTGCAAAAGCGCCGATCGCTTCTCCCGTAGCCAGCCGGCTGAGGTGTGCGGCCTTTTGCAAGGGGGACCCGAAGGCATGAATCGGATGGCCGGTCAGGCAGGTATGGGCCACAACCGTCATCGCCGTTGACGCGCAAGCGGCGGCAAGCTGACGGACGAAGGAGATGTAAGAGGCAAAACTCTGGTCCAATCCTTCGTATTCTTCGGGATAAGGTATCCCAAGCAGGCCGAGCCTTCCCATTTCTTTCATATTGCTCATTGGAAACGTCTCCTGCTCGTCGATCTCCCCCGCCGCCGGCTCCACATAGGTCTTGATAAAGTTCGACGCCGTTTCTTCCATAATCTGCTGCATTTCGTTAACCGTCATTGCTTTCACACTCCAAACGTTTTATGCCATAATTCGAGAGCGATCAAGGCATGCGATGTGCGGAAGACGGCCAAATTGTCCAGCCCCGCGTAATCGCCCCGTTTATTCAAAAAATCGATCGTTTTTCTCTTATCGAAATAGGCTGAAATTTTGGAATTGCCGGAACGGATCAGGTCGGAGGCCAGCTGCCTCTGAGCGATAACCGATTTGGGATCAACCGGGAAGGGAAAAGGCTTCTTCTTCCGGTCGGTTATGGCGCTGGGAAGAATAGACTTTCCGATTTCTTTCAGAAACCATTTTTCGCTGCCATCCTTCAACTTGTATTGCGACGGAAGGTTTATCACGCGCTCCACGATACGGTAATCCAGAAAAGGCACCCGAACTTCCACACCCGAGGCCATGCTCGTCTTGTCCTGCCGTTCCAGCATCTCAAGCAAATAATATTTCATGAATAAATATAAAATACGGTTGAGCGGGTCCCGGGACGGAAACTGTCTTAACGAATCCCGGAGCGATGACTCCACCTTGTCCCGGAATCCGGTCCGCTCCCCTACGGCCTGGTCAAGCAGTCCGGATACTTCCCGGTAATAGGGAGCCCACGGGAACTGGGAGACCTGCCCGGAAGGATCGCCGTTCAGGAAGAAGAAGTATCCGCCGAACAGTTCGTCGGCCCCTTCACCCGAAATGACGACCGACACCTCTTTTTTAATTTCCCGATACAGCAAATACAAGGACGGCGTCGTCAATTCAACGGGCTTTTCCATATGCCAGGTGACCTTCTCCATCATGTCCCTGTAATCTTCCGTCCGGAAGATAAATTCCCTATGATCCGTCCCAAGGTGCTCTGCCATGAGTCTCGCATAGGCCGTGTCGGAATTAGAGGCGCTCACGTCTCGGTTGTCCCCGTATTCCATCGAGAACGTGCGCAATCGGGAATCAGACCCGCCGCTTACCGCGAGCGCCGTCAGCAGACTTGAATCCAGCCCCCCGCTGAGCAGAGAGCCGAACGGAATATCGCTCATGCGTCTTTTCCACACGGAGTCGGTGAGCAGCGACAGCGTCTCATCCTTCCAGGCATCAAGCGACCTTTCTCCCCCTGCGTCCGCCTTCATACTCCAGTACCGGGCCGCTGTCAGCTTCGTTCCCTGCACGCTGAGCGTATAACCCGGGGGCAGAGAGTGAATATTTTTGAACATGGTTTGCCCTTCGAGCAGAACGGTGCAGAACAAGTACTCGGGAACCGCGCCTTCCCGCACCTCCGCCGTAACCGAGGGATGGGACAGAATCGCCTTGATTTCGGAAGCGAAAATAAAACTATGTCCGACCATCGTATAATACAATGGCTTTACTCCAAGCCGGTCCCTTGCCATGAACAGCGTTTCGTTTCGTTCGTCCCACAGCGCAAAGGAGAACATGCCGTTAAATTTAAGCACGCAGTCC is a genomic window of Paenibacillus durus ATCC 35681 containing:
- the asnB gene encoding asparagine synthase (glutamine-hydrolyzing), which codes for MCGICGIVNTDAEHQVLEAELRNMIGLLRHRGPDGEGVHIGNRIGLGHTRLSIIDLAHGGQPMTNEDGSIWLTYNGEIFNFPELRRELIQQGHTFRTNCDTEVVVHAYEEYGPDCVLKFNGMFSFALWDERNETLFMARDRLGVKPLYYTMVGHSFIFASEIKAILSHPSVTAEVREGAVPEYLFCTVLLEGQTMFKNIHSLPPGYTLSVQGTKLTAARYWSMKADAGGERSLDAWKDETLSLLTDSVWKRRMSDIPFGSLLSGGLDSSLLTALAVSGGSDSRLRTFSMEYGDNRDVSASNSDTAYARLMAEHLGTDHREFIFRTEDYRDMMEKVTWHMEKPVELTTPSLYLLYREIKKEVSVVISGEGADELFGGYFFFLNGDPSGQVSQFPWAPYYREVSGLLDQAVGERTGFRDKVESSLRDSLRQFPSRDPLNRILYLFMKYYLLEMLERQDKTSMASGVEVRVPFLDYRIVERVINLPSQYKLKDGSEKWFLKEIGKSILPSAITDRKKKPFPFPVDPKSVIAQRQLASDLIRSGNSKISAYFDKRKTIDFLNKRGDYAGLDNLAVFRTSHALIALELWHKTFGV
- a CDS encoding acyl-CoA dehydrogenase family protein, encoding MTVNEMQQIMEETASNFIKTYVEPAAGEIDEQETFPMSNMKEMGRLGLLGIPYPEEYEGLDQSFASYISFVRQLAAACASTAMTVVAHTCLTGHPIHAFGSPLQKAAHLSRLATGEAIGAFALTEPDSGSDMASMRTRAVEHDDHYVLNGSKTFITNANVADIYLVAASTAPDKKMLGLTVFILEKGMEGISTSSKKERKLGMRGADMGELIFQDVIVPKENVVGRKNFGLEVLHETLASARMGMAAIAVGIAEEAQRHCLQYVKQRKQFDQYLYQFQTIKNMLADMEVNLNASRLLLERAVHLKDSGKPFAKEASEAKLFASETATRITKDAVQIFGGYGYSRELPLERLFRDAKLTEIGDGTSEIQRLIIADELIKRRAKSSFNPVGGQKL
- a CDS encoding non-ribosomal peptide synthetase gives rise to the protein MRQGKRKYPAIEHREERRDYPLSYQQERILYLDQLTPDGALWNKVSAKRLTGRLNAEAMRAAVEELAGRHAALRTTIELAQPPVQSFGPFSPEQFRLVDLSQGDPGSREQALAEWFSKECREPIAIREGDPLFQAILVQYGADEALLVLKLHHIVSDATTFQLLWRDLKTLYNRRTGAEAGELPQLGIAYGDYALWQKETFEEERTLEQEAYWLEQFKGELPVLDLPADFSPPPGISFRGGFEKLELPDELIGRLKAQCLNKRVILFSALLSAYYVLLHKCSRQDDVVVGTVFAGRHYSQELSRAAGFFVNTVAIRAEVDGELAWEDLVKTVHGKVDEAYYMQDYPFERLVRKLNPDRQHNRNPLFRAMFNMVTEAKEEGGFADLKETWQEAESDATQADLLFDIRQREGETAVWAEYNSDRFRPETVRRLLKMYANLLEDIAERPDARVKELRPTDAAEREKLVKEFNDTRAAYPPNKCIHELFEEQASRTPDRTALVFLEDTMTYEELNRQANRLARYLRDKDIAAGSVVGIMSERSFEMVISILAVLKAGAAYVPVDPQISAERRRYMLEDSNARLLLVHPAPDGADSGPVPVVSIQEALASASSADHLEPVSHTEDLIYIMYTSGSTGKPKGVMVEHGSVLNTLFYMQQTFPVHSNDAHLLKTHFAFDVSVSELFGWFFEGGKLVILEPGAEKEPVKIVKAITEHGVTHANFSPSFLQAFLEDLKARGIRELASLRYAFAAGEALKPHVVRSFHEQVSGTELVNVYGPTETAIYATCHRLRQDTPEEQVPIGAPLANVQAYVLDRYSQLLPIGLIGELCLSGPSLARGYANLPELTAEKFAPNPYRPGERLYRTGDLVRRRDNGTLDYIGRIDQQVKIRGFRIEPGEIEETLASHPSILSAAVIAREDEPGRQMLVAYCVVHPDTEIPDEEWKRHLAEWLPSYMIPSAFIQLETMPLNKSGKVDRSALPAPGLNHDSKNESDQPISEVERKLIGITESILNISGINPNDNFFDLGGNSLLTIRFITEIEQTFGISLSLMDFIDLPVLAKLAKTVESLLPVGAS